One window of the Granulicella arctica genome contains the following:
- a CDS encoding VOC family protein, producing the protein MTTSSKHADKPQVIGPSFIALQVRDLEASRKFYLEQVGLTASPHMPPGAVIFEAKPIPFAIRTPMVDLDATSKLGWGVSFWMAATDADALHAELVEKGVSIVLPPADGPFGRFFSFRDPDGYGITVHTAKQAAA; encoded by the coding sequence ATGACAACATCAAGCAAGCACGCAGATAAGCCACAAGTGATCGGACCAAGCTTTATCGCACTCCAGGTACGCGATCTTGAAGCCTCCAGGAAGTTCTACTTAGAGCAGGTCGGCCTCACGGCATCGCCGCACATGCCGCCCGGCGCGGTGATTTTTGAAGCCAAGCCCATCCCATTTGCGATCCGTACACCGATGGTCGACCTGGATGCGACGAGCAAGCTGGGATGGGGCGTATCTTTTTGGATGGCCGCAACGGACGCCGATGCGCTCCATGCAGAGCTTGTCGAGAAAGGCGTATCCATCGTCCTTCCTCCGGCTGATGGACCGTTTGGAAGATTCTTCTCGTTTCGAGATCCGGATGGATATGGCATTACGGTCCACACAGCAAAGCAGGCAGCAGCGTAA
- a CDS encoding EVE domain-containing protein: MLRYRVGVASHDHVQGAVEGGFCQLGHGKEAPVRRLKSGDLIIYYSPREGMRSGAVLQAFIAAGRILDENPYVAEQSACFHPYRRKVKFFKSRRAPIRPLLQELTFTQGDEHWGLAFRRAAFQISEDDFKRIAGAMTLDAEL, encoded by the coding sequence ATGCTTCGCTATCGGGTTGGTGTCGCAAGCCACGACCACGTGCAGGGCGCGGTTGAAGGCGGCTTCTGCCAGTTGGGTCATGGCAAGGAAGCTCCAGTGCGCCGGCTGAAGTCCGGCGACCTCATCATCTACTACTCGCCGCGCGAAGGGATGAGAAGTGGAGCTGTCCTGCAGGCTTTCATCGCTGCAGGGCGCATCCTCGATGAAAATCCCTATGTAGCGGAACAGTCTGCTTGCTTCCATCCCTATCGTCGTAAGGTGAAATTCTTTAAGAGCAGACGGGCGCCTATCCGGCCGCTACTGCAAGAGCTGACATTTACCCAAGGGGACGAGCACTGGGGCTTGGCGTTTCGCAGAGCAGCGTTCCAGATCAGTGAGGACGATTTCAAGAGAATTGCAGGGGCCATGACCCTTGATGCGGAGCTCTAG
- the istA gene encoding IS21 family transposase, with amino-acid sequence MDWRAKVELYEQIRREYEFGVGSVIGVARKLGVHRRMVREAVRNAVPTQRKKTERPAVKMAPAVSLIDSILELDRKAPRKQRHTSRRIYDRIRAEIPGCTPAQRTVRQYVERRKQALGLAEHEVFVPQSYDWGVEAQVDWYEAYADLDGERIKLQVFEMRSMASGAAFHRAYPCATQQAFLEAHELAFEYFEGVFRRLRYDNLSSAVKKILRGQQRELTARFIAFRSHWQYQAEFCTPGEGHEKGGVEGEVGYFRRNHWVPVPVAADLAALNRKLLEDCRADEGRIMSGHSECVGTRLLTEKEHLLPLADEPFDLAEVSFPRVDQTGCAKVRTNSYSVPLKPGSIVEARVYSCTVEFHHHGSRIASHERCYSRLQKIFDLEHYLDVLDRKPGALRGSTPLAQWRAQGRWPKSYDRIWQQMIERQGRQPGTRAMVTLIRMGREFGYESLTAAVEQALDLGCEDVAAIRHLLMSDQLQHTVGEPIEIGALSAYERPLPTMIEYDRLLQAVQA; translated from the coding sequence TTGGATTGGAGAGCCAAGGTGGAGCTATACGAGCAGATTCGTCGGGAGTATGAGTTTGGCGTTGGGTCGGTGATTGGTGTGGCGCGGAAGTTGGGCGTGCATCGGCGCATGGTGCGTGAGGCGGTGCGCAACGCAGTTCCCACTCAGCGGAAGAAGACGGAACGTCCAGCAGTGAAGATGGCACCGGCGGTGTCTTTGATCGACTCGATATTGGAGTTGGACCGTAAGGCTCCGCGCAAGCAGCGCCACACATCGCGGCGGATCTATGACCGGATTCGTGCCGAGATCCCAGGATGCACGCCAGCGCAGCGAACGGTTCGGCAGTATGTAGAGCGGCGCAAGCAGGCTCTGGGTCTGGCTGAACACGAGGTGTTCGTTCCGCAGAGCTACGACTGGGGCGTCGAGGCGCAGGTCGATTGGTATGAAGCGTATGCCGATCTGGACGGGGAACGGATCAAGCTACAGGTCTTTGAGATGCGCTCGATGGCGAGCGGTGCTGCCTTTCATCGGGCGTATCCATGTGCGACGCAGCAGGCTTTTCTGGAAGCACATGAACTTGCCTTCGAGTATTTCGAAGGCGTCTTCCGGCGGCTTCGCTACGATAACCTCTCGAGTGCGGTGAAGAAGATCCTGCGCGGCCAGCAGCGAGAGTTGACGGCACGGTTCATCGCGTTCCGTTCGCACTGGCAGTATCAGGCCGAGTTCTGCACTCCGGGCGAAGGCCACGAGAAGGGCGGAGTGGAGGGCGAAGTTGGTTACTTCCGCCGCAACCACTGGGTGCCGGTGCCGGTGGCTGCCGATTTAGCGGCGCTGAACCGGAAGCTGCTGGAGGACTGTCGCGCCGATGAGGGCCGGATCATGTCAGGCCATAGCGAGTGTGTTGGAACCCGGCTGCTGACGGAGAAGGAGCATCTTCTGCCGCTGGCCGACGAGCCCTTCGATCTGGCCGAGGTTAGCTTCCCGCGCGTCGATCAGACAGGATGCGCGAAGGTGCGGACGAACTCCTATTCCGTGCCGTTGAAGCCGGGCTCGATCGTCGAAGCCCGCGTCTATTCCTGCACGGTCGAGTTCCATCACCATGGCAGCCGAATCGCCAGCCACGAACGCTGTTACAGCCGATTACAGAAGATCTTCGATCTGGAACATTACCTTGACGTGCTGGACCGGAAGCCTGGCGCGTTGCGCGGGTCGACGCCGCTGGCGCAGTGGCGAGCACAGGGCCGTTGGCCTAAGAGCTATGACCGGATCTGGCAGCAGATGATCGAACGGCAAGGACGACAGCCCGGCACCCGTGCCATGGTGACGCTCATCCGCATGGGTCGTGAGTTCGGCTATGAGAGCCTGACGGCTGCCGTAGAGCAGGCGCTCGATCTGGGTTGCGAAGACGTCGCCGCGATCCGTCATCTGCTCATGTCCGATCAGTTGCAGCATACCGTTGGCGAGCCGATCGAGATCGGGGCTCTGTCCGCGTATGAACGCCCGCTGCCGACCATGATCGAGTATGACCGGCTGTTACAGGCGGTGCAGGCATGA
- the istB gene encoding IS21-like element helper ATPase IstB gives MSLQIASIAQNCKALRLPSVGAQFASLAEEAAQRKHSHLHYLEALLQSEMEDRERRSIELRMKEAHLPRVKTLEEFDFAQSPHIPAARIRALAEGGYLERAEPVLLVGDPGTGKSHLATGLAIAACRQRKRVRFTTAAALVNQLVEAQREQSLSRMLARWSRVELIVIDELGYVPLAEVAAELLFQVIAERAEKAAIIVTTNLPFSEWPQVFTNARLCKAVLDRLTDQAHIIETGSESYRFRRTLRKKTKE, from the coding sequence ATGAGCCTCCAGATCGCAAGTATCGCTCAGAACTGTAAGGCGCTGCGACTGCCATCTGTCGGTGCGCAGTTCGCATCGCTCGCCGAAGAAGCCGCTCAACGCAAGCACTCGCATCTGCACTATCTCGAGGCTCTGCTCCAGTCGGAGATGGAAGACCGAGAACGACGCAGCATCGAGTTGAGGATGAAGGAGGCGCACCTGCCCAGGGTCAAGACGCTAGAAGAGTTCGACTTCGCTCAGTCGCCGCACATCCCCGCCGCCCGCATCCGCGCCCTGGCCGAAGGAGGCTATCTCGAACGTGCCGAGCCGGTCCTGCTGGTTGGAGATCCCGGCACAGGCAAGAGTCATCTTGCCACCGGTCTGGCGATCGCTGCCTGCCGTCAACGCAAGCGAGTGCGCTTCACCACCGCCGCCGCCCTGGTCAACCAGCTCGTAGAAGCGCAACGGGAACAGAGCCTGAGCCGGATGCTGGCACGCTGGTCTCGTGTGGAGCTGATCGTCATCGACGAACTCGGCTATGTCCCGCTTGCCGAAGTCGCCGCCGAACTGCTCTTCCAGGTCATAGCAGAGAGGGCTGAGAAGGCTGCCATCATCGTGACCACCAACCTGCCCTTCTCCGAGTGGCCTCAGGTCTTCACCAACGCCCGGCTCTGCAAAGCAGTGCTTGATCGGCTCACCGATCAGGCGCACATCATCGAGACCGGATCGGAGTCCTATCGCTTCCGTAGAACCCTGCGGAAGAAGACCAAAGAGTAA
- a CDS encoding carotenoid oxygenase family protein yields the protein MPELDLASIHLPHTNPYLMGNFAPVLTETTAFDLPVEGEIPLELEGRLLRIGPNPTGTPEEETHHWFMGSGMAHGLRLRGGKAEWYRNRFVVDDITASSLGRPPLPGPRNGRYKNVVNTNILDIAGRTYATVEAGGLPVELTYTLESSARSDFRGSLQHGFVAHPKLDPKTGELHAITYEPGLSNLSYIVVGKDGLSRSVAEIAVPNSPMVHDMGFTATKVIVLDLPVTFNKAEVGRSFPYTWNAQSPARVGLLPRSGNVAELRWFEALACFVFHIMNAFDRDNTVVLDVVRHSHTFDQDRRGPSEAVPRLARWTINLATGSLQESILEERGCEFPRFNDAYAGQAYKYGYTASMEGLRFGPAYKHDVSTGRTEVHDYGPCCVTLEPVFVPRQAASAEDDGWIISFVYDAARDASDVVIVDAQAFSEAPVARIRLPVRVPFGFHGNWVPDPV from the coding sequence ATGCCGGAACTCGACCTTGCAAGCATTCATCTTCCGCACACCAATCCTTATCTCATGGGAAACTTCGCTCCGGTCTTGACGGAAACCACTGCCTTCGACTTGCCTGTAGAGGGTGAGATCCCACTCGAACTGGAGGGTCGACTTCTTCGGATCGGGCCGAATCCTACGGGAACGCCAGAGGAAGAGACGCACCACTGGTTTATGGGCTCAGGGATGGCACACGGACTTCGTCTGCGTGGAGGGAAGGCGGAGTGGTATCGCAACCGCTTTGTGGTGGACGACATCACCGCGTCGTCCCTCGGACGGCCTCCCCTGCCCGGCCCACGAAACGGCAGATATAAGAATGTCGTAAACACAAATATCTTGGACATTGCTGGGCGCACCTACGCCACCGTTGAAGCGGGCGGCCTACCGGTCGAACTTACGTACACTCTCGAGAGTTCCGCCCGATCTGATTTCCGCGGTAGTCTCCAGCATGGCTTCGTAGCTCATCCGAAGCTGGATCCCAAGACTGGAGAGCTTCACGCGATCACCTATGAACCCGGGCTTAGCAACCTGAGCTATATTGTCGTGGGTAAGGATGGCCTCAGTCGTTCGGTCGCCGAGATTGCCGTGCCAAACAGCCCAATGGTTCACGATATGGGTTTCACCGCGACCAAGGTGATTGTGTTAGATCTCCCCGTAACCTTCAACAAGGCAGAGGTCGGCCGCAGTTTTCCTTATACATGGAACGCCCAGTCACCAGCACGAGTGGGCTTACTGCCGCGAAGCGGGAATGTTGCCGAGCTGCGCTGGTTCGAGGCTCTCGCATGCTTCGTCTTCCACATCATGAATGCCTTTGATCGAGACAACACGGTCGTCTTGGACGTGGTACGCCACTCCCACACGTTCGATCAGGACCGGCGCGGCCCCAGTGAGGCTGTACCGCGCCTTGCGCGCTGGACGATTAATCTCGCCACCGGTTCTCTTCAGGAGTCAATACTTGAAGAGCGTGGTTGTGAGTTCCCTCGCTTTAACGACGCATACGCTGGCCAGGCTTACAAGTACGGTTACACCGCTTCGATGGAGGGACTACGCTTCGGTCCGGCCTACAAACATGACGTGAGCACCGGGCGCACGGAAGTGCATGACTATGGCCCATGTTGTGTAACGCTTGAGCCGGTTTTCGTTCCTAGGCAAGCTGCATCAGCGGAGGACGACGGCTGGATCATATCTTTCGTTTACGATGCTGCGCGCGACGCTTCCGATGTCGTTATCGTGGACGCGCAAGCATTCTCCGAGGCACCCGTCGCTAGGATCCGCTTGCCAGTGCGTGTCCCGTTTGGGTTTCATGGGAATTGGGTTCCTGACCCCGTCTAG
- a CDS encoding TetR/AcrR family transcriptional regulator has translation MNRESPQILGKTARAAGAKGATRAYHHGDLRASLIAAAREALETTAHEDISLKGLASHLGVSQPAPYRHFADRGDLLRAVATQGFQEFCAKLEPASGLSARRDFTRACEAYLNFAQGNRGLYRLMFASRLLKDSEGSELSKVADDAFILLLQRVRRCIGAEDALVNAVWIWSTLHGLAMLDAEQITSGPLAGHLTSVQVIRHMLKSMMRK, from the coding sequence ATGAACCGCGAGTCACCGCAAATACTGGGGAAAACTGCTCGCGCTGCAGGAGCGAAGGGCGCCACGAGGGCCTATCACCATGGTGACCTCCGTGCTTCCCTCATCGCTGCTGCCCGTGAAGCGCTAGAAACGACTGCGCATGAAGACATATCCCTGAAGGGGCTGGCGTCTCACCTGGGTGTGTCTCAGCCTGCACCTTATCGGCACTTTGCCGATCGAGGGGATCTGCTGAGGGCTGTGGCAACGCAAGGATTCCAGGAGTTTTGTGCCAAACTTGAACCTGCCTCCGGTCTAAGCGCACGCCGAGACTTTACGAGGGCCTGCGAGGCCTACCTCAACTTTGCTCAAGGCAACCGCGGTCTGTACCGCCTGATGTTCGCATCACGCCTTTTGAAGGATTCGGAGGGAAGTGAGCTTAGCAAGGTGGCTGACGACGCATTCATCTTATTGCTCCAAAGAGTTCGACGTTGCATAGGAGCGGAGGATGCACTAGTAAACGCCGTCTGGATATGGTCTACGCTGCATGGGTTGGCGATGCTTGATGCCGAACAGATCACGTCTGGTCCGCTCGCGGGCCATCTCACGTCAGTACAGGTCATACGTCATATGTTGAAATCAATGATGCGGAAGTGA
- a CDS encoding MFS transporter produces MSIPNLRLFFAGQAISLVGTWLQSTAQALLVYRVSGGHSEPVAITACCTAIPLILLGPLLGNLTSHIPRRHLVIATQAVELLLAAVLGLLVHAHRATPACVYVLAFLLGCAEAIYFPAVQRLLRDIAGSTHIRSAVGLSAVISNIARFGGPTLAGLLIGSFGISIAFFLNSLSFVAVIVSLLLLREEQKQHVERQEGWSLLKTVKYLSQDVRMLGVFATVGLMNVFGQSCYALIPALEAGDARATGLLLGAAGLGSLTSALCVMPFFQGFRRPGLLLCGALLWMSSALAVTASFDFLPLQLISMWPLGLATTVLFVTTLGLIQTVPPVPTHGPLFGLFGAAFYGSQPVAALGLAYLADRGSISRTMRGSALVEVLGALLLLLLPKWRVWDVRQLAAPEATT; encoded by the coding sequence TTGTCCATTCCAAACCTGCGTCTCTTCTTTGCCGGACAAGCTATCTCCCTTGTCGGTACATGGCTGCAATCTACCGCGCAGGCGTTGTTGGTCTACCGGGTCTCCGGCGGCCATTCGGAACCGGTTGCCATCACCGCGTGTTGCACTGCCATTCCTCTGATCCTGCTTGGGCCGCTGCTTGGCAACTTGACGAGCCACATCCCCCGTCGCCACCTTGTAATAGCCACCCAAGCCGTCGAGCTGCTTCTAGCTGCCGTGTTGGGCTTGCTTGTCCACGCCCACAGGGCGACACCCGCGTGCGTCTATGTCTTAGCTTTCCTTTTGGGATGCGCCGAGGCCATATATTTCCCCGCAGTGCAACGCCTCCTTCGCGATATAGCGGGCAGCACTCACATCCGCTCTGCCGTGGGTCTAAGCGCCGTCATCAGCAATATCGCTCGATTCGGGGGGCCAACGCTTGCAGGTCTCCTGATTGGCAGCTTCGGGATCAGCATCGCCTTTTTTTTGAATAGTCTTTCATTCGTCGCTGTGATCGTATCGCTGCTGCTTCTCCGTGAGGAACAAAAGCAACATGTGGAGCGACAGGAAGGCTGGAGCCTGCTAAAGACAGTAAAGTATCTTTCACAAGATGTGCGGATGCTTGGAGTCTTCGCAACGGTTGGACTGATGAATGTGTTTGGCCAATCCTGCTATGCCTTGATACCGGCTTTGGAAGCCGGCGACGCCCGCGCGACAGGCCTTCTCCTCGGAGCCGCCGGACTTGGATCACTCACAAGCGCCCTTTGCGTGATGCCGTTCTTCCAGGGGTTTCGACGTCCGGGATTGTTGCTGTGCGGCGCGCTCCTTTGGATGAGCTCCGCTCTGGCTGTCACCGCAAGCTTTGACTTTCTCCCCCTTCAGCTTATATCGATGTGGCCTCTTGGGCTCGCGACCACCGTTTTGTTCGTGACCACGCTTGGCCTCATCCAGACCGTCCCACCAGTTCCTACGCATGGGCCTCTCTTCGGTCTTTTCGGCGCCGCGTTTTATGGATCGCAGCCGGTCGCCGCTCTTGGACTTGCGTACCTAGCAGATCGCGGTTCCATCAGTCGGACGATGCGGGGATCAGCGTTGGTGGAAGTCTTGGGAGCTTTACTCCTTCTGCTTCTGCCAAAATGGCGCGTTTGGGATGTTAGACAACTGGCCGCGCCCGAAGCCACGACTTGA
- a CDS encoding class II aldolase/adducin family protein, with translation MNQKLNISAIIADLVAANRILAIEKVVDAFGHVSVRHPEYPDCYIIARAISPELVTPEDFMEVAFDGEVPGGDVRKAYLERFIHGAIYEARPDVQSIVHNHSKGLIPYSVTSEKLRPIVHSCATIGAHIPVWDAHTMFGDSNLLISTLEMGRDFARTLGQNNSALMRGHGCTVIGRSIREAVYTAIYLEVNAELQMQASRFSPITFLSDGEIRIISERLANAKPNEGYDRAWEYWCRHAGVEYRTRESVQSGQK, from the coding sequence TTGAATCAGAAGCTAAACATAAGCGCTATCATCGCGGATCTCGTCGCGGCAAATCGTATCCTCGCTATCGAGAAGGTCGTGGATGCGTTTGGACACGTGAGCGTACGCCACCCCGAATACCCGGATTGCTATATCATCGCGCGGGCAATATCACCCGAGCTCGTCACCCCAGAAGACTTCATGGAAGTTGCGTTTGACGGTGAGGTTCCCGGTGGCGACGTTCGCAAGGCGTACCTTGAGCGCTTTATTCACGGTGCGATTTACGAGGCGCGTCCGGACGTTCAGTCCATCGTTCACAACCATAGCAAGGGACTGATTCCATACAGTGTCACCAGTGAAAAACTTCGGCCGATCGTGCATAGTTGTGCCACCATCGGCGCTCACATTCCGGTGTGGGACGCTCACACGATGTTTGGCGACAGCAATCTTCTGATCTCCACTTTGGAAATGGGTCGGGACTTTGCGAGGACACTTGGACAGAACAACTCTGCCCTTATGCGAGGCCACGGTTGTACCGTCATCGGGCGTTCGATACGCGAGGCGGTCTACACGGCGATTTACCTGGAGGTGAACGCGGAATTGCAGATGCAGGCGAGTCGTTTCTCCCCGATCACCTTTCTGTCCGACGGTGAGATCAGGATCATTTCTGAACGCCTTGCCAACGCAAAACCAAACGAGGGCTATGACCGTGCATGGGAATACTGGTGCCGCCACGCTGGCGTTGAATATCGCACCCGCGAGTCGGTTCAGTCTGGTCAGAAATGA
- a CDS encoding cysteine hydrolase family protein, with translation MSIQTIDPVTALIVVDLQKGVLAHPLVHPVSIVVQNAAELAISFRNKKLPVVLVTVVGTAPGRTEQTLSKGPRPDDWAELMPELIAHSEDYRVIKKTWDAFTHTGLEDYLKSKGVTQVVIAGAATSIGVESTARLAYALGFNVTLATDAMSDRSIAAHDNSVSYILPRLGETGTTKEILQALNLTGA, from the coding sequence ATGTCGATCCAAACCATTGATCCCGTGACAGCTTTGATCGTTGTCGATTTGCAGAAGGGTGTCCTCGCTCATCCCTTGGTACATCCGGTGAGCATCGTCGTTCAGAACGCGGCAGAACTAGCCATCTCGTTTAGAAATAAGAAGCTCCCGGTTGTACTCGTGACCGTCGTCGGCACCGCGCCCGGCCGAACGGAGCAGACTCTAAGCAAAGGGCCACGCCCGGACGATTGGGCCGAGTTAATGCCGGAGCTCATCGCGCATAGCGAAGACTATCGCGTGATCAAGAAAACCTGGGACGCCTTCACCCATACAGGCCTCGAAGATTACCTCAAAAGCAAAGGAGTGACGCAGGTCGTCATCGCTGGAGCCGCCACCAGCATTGGCGTGGAGTCCACCGCACGGCTGGCCTACGCACTTGGCTTCAATGTAACCCTCGCCACCGATGCCATGAGTGACCGCAGCATCGCAGCCCATGACAACAGCGTGTCGTATATCCTTCCTCGACTGGGAGAGACAGGTACGACAAAAGAGATCCTCCAAGCTCTGAACTTGACAGGGGCTTAG
- a CDS encoding LysR family transcriptional regulator: MKQFDANLLFALNALLETGSVTEAAERTGVSVPTMSRTLTRIRKLMGDPIMVQAGRGLVPTPKALEMRARLHAFVQEAYDLTRTSSPSLADVARTVNIRADESLVAVFAASILETVHRKAPKVKLRFVSHGEEAVGPLREGVLDLDLGNIKLSGPEVKLQKLFSSRFMGVVRTGHPLSKGKVTAKRYVEYEHISASRRGLLGGPIDDALAELGLKRTVSLSVPTLSSALAIAATSDLVAAIPEHLSGIAKTLYRSFIFPLPVQTADLRISLAWHPRFDNESVHRFVRESIVKSCSTIHSQQSKLSSRKMRFR, from the coding sequence ATGAAACAGTTCGATGCCAACCTGCTGTTTGCCCTGAATGCGCTGCTTGAAACCGGCAGTGTCACCGAAGCCGCGGAACGAACGGGTGTGAGCGTTCCAACGATGAGCCGGACCTTGACGCGTATCCGCAAATTGATGGGTGATCCCATCATGGTGCAGGCCGGGCGGGGCTTAGTGCCCACTCCGAAAGCTCTGGAAATGAGGGCGCGTTTACATGCTTTTGTGCAGGAGGCGTACGATCTCACGCGTACTTCCTCGCCATCGCTCGCGGATGTAGCCCGAACGGTAAACATTCGAGCGGACGAGTCCTTGGTCGCGGTGTTTGCCGCTTCTATCCTTGAGACCGTTCATCGTAAGGCGCCGAAGGTCAAACTACGCTTCGTGTCGCACGGAGAAGAAGCTGTCGGGCCTTTGAGAGAGGGCGTTCTCGATCTCGACCTCGGGAACATCAAACTGAGCGGGCCTGAAGTGAAGCTGCAAAAGCTTTTCTCATCCCGCTTTATGGGAGTGGTGCGTACAGGTCACCCGCTGTCGAAGGGGAAGGTTACGGCAAAACGATACGTCGAATATGAACACATCAGCGCTTCACGGCGGGGGCTACTCGGAGGTCCGATTGACGATGCGCTGGCCGAGCTAGGTTTGAAGAGGACGGTATCTCTGAGTGTGCCGACACTCTCAAGCGCCCTCGCGATTGCAGCTACCTCTGACCTCGTGGCCGCCATACCCGAGCACCTCAGCGGCATTGCAAAGACGCTCTACCGTTCCTTTATCTTTCCATTACCCGTTCAGACAGCAGACCTCCGCATATCTTTAGCATGGCACCCGCGCTTCGACAATGAATCCGTGCACCGCTTTGTGCGTGAAAGCATCGTCAAAAGCTGCTCTACGATTCACTCGCAGCAATCGAAGCTAAGTAGCAGAAAGATGCGCTTCAGGTAA
- a CDS encoding cupin domain-containing protein: MSESTTQYPPVPPDDLKRALTIARPDSDQILPHIGLVGDTYTIIVSGEDTAGRFCVIDMHIPPGGGPAPHRHDFEETFILLDGEMEATFRGKKSLVRAGETINIPANAPHQFHKSSSKPVRLLCICSPSGQELFFKEVGVPVATRTTAPPKLDKEQQQRFMEKANALAPKYRTELLKEA, translated from the coding sequence ATGTCTGAGTCCACGACGCAATACCCACCCGTTCCGCCCGATGATTTGAAGCGTGCGCTCACGATCGCACGACCGGACAGCGATCAAATACTGCCCCACATCGGCCTCGTAGGCGATACCTATACCATCATCGTTTCGGGCGAGGATACTGCAGGTCGCTTCTGCGTCATTGACATGCACATCCCGCCAGGGGGCGGTCCCGCGCCACATCGTCATGACTTTGAAGAAACCTTCATCCTGCTTGACGGCGAAATGGAGGCCACGTTCCGCGGGAAGAAGTCCCTAGTGCGCGCCGGCGAAACCATCAATATCCCCGCAAACGCGCCGCATCAATTTCATAAGTCATCTTCCAAGCCGGTTCGTCTGCTGTGCATTTGCTCGCCTTCGGGGCAAGAGCTTTTTTTCAAGGAAGTGGGAGTGCCTGTAGCCACTCGCACGACCGCCCCACCCAAACTCGATAAAGAACAGCAGCAACGGTTCATGGAGAAAGCCAACGCTCTTGCTCCGAAGTACCGTACCGAGCTGCTGAAGGAAGCATAG
- a CDS encoding alpha/beta fold hydrolase, whose amino-acid sequence MAQSSAPDIATFRSETAIVNGVRLHYWIGGNSHGRPVLLWHGFLGTAYSWYKVMPLLAEAGYCVLVPDMRGYGDSDKPAGTEGYDARALAEDFRALVRQIEFGNGQKLILAAHDMGAHPALLWAAHHPDEIRGLVYMEVPTMLEEFLTKVIVYKPEAMAKGSMWWWILPLAPGVPERLIVGNERAFLTWFYEGATADASPISETSIKETLRSFSGTEGVLGALGLYRAAFTTIEQTTPLKKNKVEVPVLAIGGEKALGAKVGQMVEAVAKNVTGKVIPACGHFIPEEQPAEFMRLFQEFVGGVARV is encoded by the coding sequence ATGGCCCAGTCGAGCGCGCCTGACATAGCAACGTTTCGCAGTGAAACGGCAATCGTGAATGGGGTACGCCTGCACTATTGGATTGGCGGCAATTCTCATGGTCGGCCAGTCCTGCTATGGCACGGATTTCTTGGCACCGCTTATAGCTGGTACAAGGTCATGCCGCTTCTCGCGGAAGCCGGCTACTGCGTTCTGGTGCCGGATATGCGCGGCTATGGAGACTCCGACAAGCCCGCCGGAACAGAAGGCTATGACGCACGGGCACTTGCGGAAGACTTCCGAGCCCTGGTCAGGCAGATCGAATTCGGGAATGGTCAGAAGCTGATCCTTGCCGCCCACGATATGGGGGCACACCCAGCCCTGCTGTGGGCTGCACATCACCCCGACGAAATCAGGGGCCTCGTGTATATGGAAGTTCCCACGATGCTCGAAGAGTTCCTGACAAAAGTAATTGTGTACAAGCCGGAGGCGATGGCAAAGGGTTCCATGTGGTGGTGGATTCTCCCGCTAGCACCTGGCGTACCGGAACGCCTTATCGTTGGCAATGAGCGCGCCTTTCTGACATGGTTCTATGAGGGCGCCACAGCAGATGCATCGCCCATCAGCGAAACATCGATCAAGGAAACTCTCCGCAGTTTTAGTGGCACGGAAGGTGTGCTCGGAGCGCTTGGCCTGTACCGTGCCGCCTTTACGACCATTGAGCAGACCACGCCTTTGAAGAAGAACAAGGTCGAAGTCCCGGTGCTTGCCATTGGCGGAGAAAAAGCGCTTGGCGCCAAGGTCGGCCAGATGGTTGAGGCGGTCGCGAAGAATGTGACTGGAAAAGTTATCCCGGCATGTGGTCACTTCATCCCGGAAGAACAACCCGCTGAATTCATGCGCCTCTTTCAGGAATTCGTCGGAGGGGTCGCTCGAGTATGA